The following are from one region of the Vicinamibacterales bacterium genome:
- a CDS encoding PEP-CTERM sorting domain-containing protein, giving the protein MRRTVLLTLGVLLLARLADASPIQIDFVGLGKAQVVTLAGVRNVTAYAGELDWAWLGGTPNGYGSSFYSYCVDVLNNEQDPQSVAVRSTDDILAPAVLSKAAWLFDSFAVDIHNTGTSAMAAGLQLAIWEVLYDTNYDLSSGAFWVSMASDDALKYGTSYLQALSSAGSGYMSATTTWLDANPGAGQDQITLAPVPEPATLALLATGLVGLAARRKRFLTPGSSSL; this is encoded by the coding sequence TTGCGCAGGACCGTTCTATTGACGCTCGGAGTATTACTTCTCGCGCGACTGGCTGACGCCTCGCCGATTCAGATCGATTTCGTTGGACTGGGCAAGGCGCAGGTCGTCACTCTGGCCGGTGTTCGCAATGTCACGGCCTATGCGGGAGAGTTGGATTGGGCATGGTTGGGAGGTACGCCGAACGGATACGGCAGCAGCTTCTACTCGTACTGCGTGGACGTTCTCAACAACGAACAGGACCCACAGTCGGTGGCCGTACGCAGCACCGATGACATCCTGGCACCGGCGGTGTTGAGCAAGGCCGCGTGGTTGTTCGACAGTTTCGCGGTCGACATCCACAACACCGGCACCAGTGCCATGGCGGCTGGCCTGCAGCTTGCGATCTGGGAGGTGCTCTACGATACGAACTACGACTTGTCGAGCGGAGCCTTCTGGGTGTCGATGGCGTCGGACGATGCCCTCAAATACGGCACGTCCTATCTGCAGGCGTTGAGCAGTGCCGGCAGCGGATATATGTCCGCGACGACAACCTGGCTCGACGCGAACCCGGGAGCCGGACAGGACCAGATCACTCTGGCGCCCGTTCCGGAGCCGGCGACGCTGGCACTCCTGGCGACTGGCCTGGTCGGCCTTGCCGCACGGAGAAAGCGGTTCCTTACCCCAGGGTCGAGCAGCCTCTAG
- a CDS encoding lysophospholipid acyltransferase family protein, which translates to MAFWHGRVLAATLYFRDRGIVVMTSENFDGEWITGVIQRFGYGAARGSSSRGGARALVQLKRDLEAGRTVGFALDGPRGPARVAQPGAIWLAGATGHPVLPFHVEASRAWTMKSWDRTQVPQPFSRVALVVGEPIVVPDSSESAVAAGTRALERRLGEIESRAADILGSRANQRSA; encoded by the coding sequence CTGGCGTTCTGGCACGGCCGCGTCCTCGCGGCCACGCTCTACTTCCGCGATCGCGGCATCGTCGTCATGACGAGCGAGAACTTCGACGGCGAGTGGATTACCGGCGTCATCCAGCGCTTCGGCTATGGCGCGGCGCGCGGGTCGAGTTCGCGCGGCGGCGCGCGGGCGCTCGTGCAATTGAAGCGCGACCTCGAGGCCGGGCGGACGGTGGGGTTCGCGCTCGACGGGCCGCGCGGTCCTGCGCGGGTCGCGCAGCCGGGTGCGATCTGGCTCGCGGGGGCGACCGGCCATCCGGTACTGCCGTTCCACGTCGAAGCGTCGCGTGCCTGGACGATGAAGAGCTGGGATCGGACGCAGGTGCCGCAGCCGTTCAGCCGCGTGGCACTGGTGGTGGGAGAGCCGATCGTGGTGCCGGACTCGTCGGAGTCGGCGGTGGCGGCGGGGACGCGAGCGCTCGAGCGGCGGCTCGGAGAAATTGAATCGCGCGCGGCCGATATACTCGGCTCGCGCGCGAACCAACGCAGCGCCTAA